The genomic interval GACCACGACGCCTTCAACTCGATCGCCCGGGACACCGTCCTGCGCTACCGCATCCACCCCAGCGTGGTCATCTGGTGCGGAGCCAACGAGGGCAACCCGCCCGCCGCCATCGACCAGGGCATGCGCGAGGCCGTGGAAGGACAGGCCCCCGGCATCCTCTACCAGAACAACTCGGCCGGCGGCATCATCACCGGTGGCGGACCGTACGGCTGGGTGGAACCGGAGAAGTACTTCGACCCGACCACCTACGGCAGCAAGGACTTCGGCTTCCACACCGAGATCGGCATGCCCGTCGTCTCCACCGCCGCCAGTATGCGCAACATGACGGGCGACGAGCCCGAGTGGCCGATTCGCGGCGCCTGGTACTACCACGACTGGAGCGAGCGCGGGAACCAGGCACCGCAGACGTACAAGGCGGCCGTAGAGGCGCGCCTCGGCACGACCACCGGCCTGGACGACTTCGCGCGCAAGGCCCAGTTCGTCAACTACGAGAACACGCGCGCCATGTTCGAGGCATGGAACGCCAACCTCTGGGACAACGCCAGCGGCTTGATGCTGTGGATGTCCCATCCCGCGTGGCACAGCACGGTCTGGCAGACCTACGACTATGACTTCGACGTCAACGGCACGTACTACGGCGCCCGTTCGGCCTGCGAACCCCTGCATGTCCAGGCCGATCCCGAGGGCCGGGTCATCGCGGTCAACCACACGCGCGGCGGCCTGAAGAACGCCGTGGTCTCAGCGCAGTTGCTCGATCTGACGGGCCGTCGGCTCACCGGGAACAAGACCACCCGGCTGGACGTCGCACCGGCCGCGACCGCGAAGGCGTTCACCGCGGCCTGGACCGACGACCTGCCGGACCTGCATCTCCTCCGCCTGACCCTGACCGGCGGCGACGGCCGGGTCCTGTCGCGCAACACGTACTGGCGCTATCGCACACCGGCCGCCATGCGGGCACTGGGCAAGGCGCCGCAGACGAAGGTCTCCGCGTCGCTCGGGCGCGTGTCCCGTTCCGGAGCCCGTACCGAACTCACCGCCACCGTCCGCAATCACGGGTCGGCCGTCGCCGCGATGGTCCGCCTCTCACTGAAGGACGGCGCGACCGGTCATCGCGTCCTGCCGACGCTGTACAGCCACAACTACCTATGGCTGCTGCCCGACGAGTCCCAGACCGTCACCCTGTCCTGGCCGACCCGGGCCCTGGCCTCAGGTCGTCCGCTCCTGGAGGTGGAGGCGTACAACAGCCGCCCGTCGACGGCGAGTTAGTCGCCGGGCTTCCCAGACATCGGTCTTTCAGGAGGCCTCCACCGCCGTCTTGATCCGTTGCCCGAACCCGGGCGCGTCCTTGCGTGCCGCACCCAGCGCGAAGCCCACGAGCAGTTTTCCGATGCCGTGGCCTTCGAGGACATTGAAGATCCTCACCCTGGTCGTGCCCGGACCGGTGGCTTCGAGGTCGTAGCCACCTTCGTCCGCCGTCACGGTGTTCTTGGAGGTCTCCGTCCAGCGGATGCGACGGGGCGCCTCGAACTCGGTGATCCGGAACGTGCGGCCCGTCTTCATACCGGCGTCCTTGACGGTGCTGGTGAAGACGGTGCCCACGGCCGTCGGGCCCTCGGGAGACTTGGTGATCTTCTGGACCCTCGGGCTGAACTTGGGGTCGTTCGTGCCCTCGGCGAGGAAGGCGAATACTTCCTCGACGGGGCGGTTGACCTCGGCTGTCGCCTCGAACTGTCCGGCCACGATTCCTCCTGTGCTGCGGTGGGAGTTTTTGGCTGGGTGCGCGCTGATGTGCCGAGCACCATCAGCTTATCGGCGCGGCTCCGCCCGTGCTCCCTGTCAGCGCTCCCGCCGGTTCCAGGGCACTGAAACCGCCGTGAAACCGAGCTGAATGCGCCCTGCCGCAAGCTCTGCGGCATGACGACAACCACCCATGAACTCGCGATCTCAGCCACCGCGCTGCGCAAGGCCTACGGGGACAAGACGGTCCTCGACGGCATCGACCTGGCCGTCCCGGCCGGTACCGTCTTCTCCCTGCTCGGTCCGAACGGCGCCGGCAAGACCACCGCCGTCAAGATCCTCTCCACCCTCGTCACCGCCGACGCCGGCGAGCTGCGGGTAGGCGGCCACGACCTGGCCACCGACGCGCAGGCCGTGCGGGCCGCGATCGGTGTCACCGGACAGTTCTCCGCCGTCGACGGTCTGATCACCGGCGAGGAGAACATGCTCCTCATGGCGGACCTGCACCACCTGTCCAAGCAGGAGGGACGGCGGGTCGCCGCCGAGCTGCTGGAGCGCTTCGACCTCGCCGAGGCCGCGAAGAAGCCCGCGTCCACCTACTCCGGCGGTATGAAGCGCCGCCTCGACCTCGCCATGACCCTGGTCGGCAGCCCGCGGATCATCTTCCTCGACGAACCGACCACCGGCCTCGACCCCCGCAGCCGGCACAACATGTGGGGCATCATCCGGGAGCTGGTCGCGGGCGGTACGACCGTCTTCCTCACCACCCAGTACCTGGACGAGGCCGACGAACTCGCCGACCACATCGCGGTGTTGAACGACGGCAAGCTCGTCGCCGAAGGCAGCGCCGAGGAGTTGAAGCGGCTCGTCCCGGGCGGCCACGTGCGGCTCCGGTTCACCGACCCGGACGCCTACCAGTCCGCCGCGACGGCCCTGCGCGAGGTCACCCGGTTCGACGAGACGCTCTCGCTTCAGATCCCCAGCGGCGGCAGCCAGCGTGAACTGCGCGCCATTCTCGACTGGTTGGACGCCGCCGACATCGAGGCGGACGAGCTGACCGTGCACACCCCCGACCTCGACGACGTGTTCTTCGCCCTCACCGGCGGCGCCAAGGTCCCCCACCAGCCCAGCGTGCCCGTCCAGCCCAAGGAGAACGTCCGATGAGCACCCTCTCCCTCGCCGTCCGTGACTCGTCCACGATGCTGCGCCGCAACCTGCTGCACGTACGGCGCTACCCGTCCCTCACCCTGAACCTGCTGCTCACGCCGATCATGCTGTTGCTGCTCTTCGTCTACATCTTCGGCGATGTGCTGAGCACGGGCATCGGCGGCGCGGACCGCTCCGACTACGTCGCGTACCTCGTCCCAGGCATCCTGATGATGACCATCGGCGGCACCGTGATCGGCACCGCGGTGTCGGTCGCCACCGACATGAACGAGGGCATCATCGCCCGCTTCCGGACCATGGCGATCCATCGCGGGTCCGTGCTCGTCGGGCACGTCGTCGGCAGTGTGATCCAGTGCGTCGCCAGCGTCGTCCTCGTCGGCGCGGTCGCCGTGGCCATCGGTTTCCGGTCCACGGACGCCACGGTCCTGGAGTGGCTGGCGGCGTTCGGGCTGCTCGCACTGTTCTCCCTGGCGCTCACCTGGATCGCGGTCGGGATGGGCATGGTCAGCCCGAGCGCCGAGGCGGCGGCCAACAGCGCTCAGCCGCTGATCCTCCTCCCGCTGATCTCCAGCGCGTTCATCCCGGCCGACACCATGCCGGGCTGGTTCCAGCCCATCGCCCAGTACCAGCCGTTCACCCCGGCCATCGAGACCCTGCGCGGCCTGCTGCTCGGCACCGAGATCGGCAACAACTGGTGGATCGCGCTCGCCTGGTGCGTCGGCCTGACCGTGCTCGGCTACCGCTGGTCCACGGCCGCGTTCAACCGCGACCCGAAGTAGTCGCCATGACAGCGCGGGCCGCCTCCCGCAACTCGTCCCGCCCCAGGGCGGCGTACTCCGACACCGCGTCGGTGTACGCCGCCCCGTCGGCGTCCTCGGCCGCCTGCCGGGCGAGGTCCGCCGACATCGTCGGCTGGAACTCCCGCAGCACGCCCAGCCGTTCGGCCAACGCGATCATCCGTACGGCGCCTTCGTCTCCTTCGTCTGCCGCTAGCCCCACCATCCCGAGGGCGTGCAACATCGTCCCGAGCAAGGGGAGTTCGGAGGGCGAGCCGACCGGTTCGGCGAGCAGCGTCCGCAGCCGCCGACGCAGCCGGTCGACCAACTCCTCGACCAGCGCGAGCCGTCCGGCCCGAGCGTGGGCCGTCACGGCCACCGCCTGGACCATGAACGCCCACGGGTCGAGCCAGGCATTCTCGTCGCGCAGCGCACCGGCCGCGAGCATGCGCTCCACGGCGCCGCGCCACAGGCCGAGTCCGACCTCCGTCAGCCCGCGGGCGAGCGCGATCTCGGCGCGCCCGCCGAGATCGGGCCGGTAGAAGTCGTCCTCCGGCGGGGTGTTGTCGCTCTCCGCCTGCCGCAGCCAGTACTCCGCCTCGTCGGCGTCACCCCGCTGGAGACAGGCGAGGACGAGGAGCGAACGGATACCGACGTAGTCGTGCCCGTCACCGAGCCGCGGCAGCACCGCGAGGGACGCCTTGAGATGCTCGTACGCCTCCTCGCCCCGCCCGGTCCGCAGACACAGCTCGCTCAACCGCGAGTGCACCATGAGCTGCACGGACGGATTGTCAACTCGCGCCAGCCCTACGACAGTTCGGCGGGCGGAGAGCAGCGCGCGCTCGATGTCGTGCTCGAACTCCCAGACGTAGCACGCCACGCACTCGGCGATACCGGA from Streptomyces sp. NBC_01288 carries:
- a CDS encoding ABC transporter permease; the protein is MSTLSLAVRDSSTMLRRNLLHVRRYPSLTLNLLLTPIMLLLLFVYIFGDVLSTGIGGADRSDYVAYLVPGILMMTIGGTVIGTAVSVATDMNEGIIARFRTMAIHRGSVLVGHVVGSVIQCVASVVLVGAVAVAIGFRSTDATVLEWLAAFGLLALFSLALTWIAVGMGMVSPSAEAAANSAQPLILLPLISSAFIPADTMPGWFQPIAQYQPFTPAIETLRGLLLGTEIGNNWWIALAWCVGLTVLGYRWSTAAFNRDPK
- a CDS encoding SRPBCC family protein, whose protein sequence is MAGQFEATAEVNRPVEEVFAFLAEGTNDPKFSPRVQKITKSPEGPTAVGTVFTSTVKDAGMKTGRTFRITEFEAPRRIRWTETSKNTVTADEGGYDLEATGPGTTRVRIFNVLEGHGIGKLLVGFALGAARKDAPGFGQRIKTAVEAS
- a CDS encoding ATP-binding cassette domain-containing protein; translated protein: MTTTTHELAISATALRKAYGDKTVLDGIDLAVPAGTVFSLLGPNGAGKTTAVKILSTLVTADAGELRVGGHDLATDAQAVRAAIGVTGQFSAVDGLITGEENMLLMADLHHLSKQEGRRVAAELLERFDLAEAAKKPASTYSGGMKRRLDLAMTLVGSPRIIFLDEPTTGLDPRSRHNMWGIIRELVAGGTTVFLTTQYLDEADELADHIAVLNDGKLVAEGSAEELKRLVPGGHVRLRFTDPDAYQSAATALREVTRFDETLSLQIPSGGSQRELRAILDWLDAADIEADELTVHTPDLDDVFFALTGGAKVPHQPSVPVQPKENVR